The stretch of DNA GCTGATCCGGCCGTTCCTGCCCCGCGACAAGCCCGTCGCCGGCCCGCAATGATTTCCGTACCGACGAAGGAGTGCAAGGCGTGACCGACACTATCATCCTGGCGATCGACCAGGGCACGACTTCGACCCGGAGCATGACGTTCGGCACCGACGGCGTCCCGCGCCAGACCGTCCGCCGCGAGTTCGCGCAGCATTACCCGCAATCGGGCTGGGTCGAACATGATGCCGAGGATATCTGGCGCGACACGGTCGAGACGCTGAAGGACGCCGCGGACGCGGACGGAGGTAAGGTCGCCGCGATCGGCATCACCAACCAGCGCGAGACGGTGGTGGTGTGGGACCGCGAGACCGGCAAGCCCGTCCACAACGCGATCGTCTGGCAGGATCGCCGTACCGCCAAGCTGTGCGCGGACCTGAAGGCGGACGGTAACGAACCGCTGGTCCGCGAACGGACCGGTCTGATCCTCGACCCCTATTTCTCGGGGACGAAGCTCAAATGGATCCTCGACAACGTCGAGGGTGTTCGTGCTCGCGCCGACCGGGGCGAACTCGCGTTCGGGACGATCGACAGCTTCCTGCTCTGGCGGCTGACCGGCGGCAAGGTCCATGCAACCGACGCATCGAATGCATCGCGCACGCTGCTGTTCGACATCCACAAAGGCGCGTGGGATCCGGATATGCTGCGAATGCTCGACATTCCCGAAAGCTTGCTGCCTGCGGTCAAGAACAACAGCACGATCTTCGGTGAAACCACCCCGGACCTGCTCGGCAGGTCGGTGCCGATCGGCGGGATGGCGGGCGACCAGCAGGCTGCAGTGGTCGGCCAGGCCTGTTTTCAGCGCGGCGATGCCAAATCGACGTACGGCACCGGCTGTTTCGTGCTGCTCAACACCGGCAAGGAGGCGGTGACCAGCAAGAACGGCATGCTGACGACCATCGCCTATCAGCTCGACGGGGAAATTACCTACGCGCTCGAAGGGTCGATTTTCGTCGCCGGTGCGGCAGTGAAGTGGCTGCGCGACGGCCTGGGGCTCATCAACCGCGCCGCGGACACCAACGACATGGCGACCAAGCTCGACGGCAATGGCGGCGTCTACATGGTGCCGGCGTTCGTCGGTCTCGGCGCGCCGCACTGGGACCCTGACGCGCGCGCCAGCATCACTGGCCTCACCTTCGCCGCGACCGGATCGCACATCGCCCGCGCGGCGCTCGAGTCCGTAGCCTATCAGACGACCGACCTGATGAACGCGATGGTCGCCGACGGCGCGCGCGATGCTCGCCAGATCCGCGTCGATGGCGGGATGGCGGCGAACGACTGGTTCTGCCAGTTCCTCGCGGACATGCTCGACACCGACGTGGTTCGCCCGGCCAATATCGAGACGACGGCGGCGGGTGCCGCGTTCCTTGCCGGCATGGCGGTCGGGATCTGGAACGGTCCCGACGACATCGCCGGAGCCTGGAGGGAGGATCGAACGTTCAGCCCGGTGATGAAGACCGACGACCGAACGGCCCTGATGGCGGGGTGGCAGGACGCCGTTGATCGAACGCGTTCGAGGACCAAGGCATGACCAGCAATACCGGATCGGATAGCAACGGATCAAGCGACGTCGACCTTCTGGTCATCGGTGGCGGGGTGAACGGCACCGGGATCGCCCGCGATGCCGCCGGTCGCGGATTGACGGTGATGCTGGTCGAGCAGGATGACCTGGCCGCGCATACCTCGTCAGCGAGTTCCAAGCTGATCCATGGCGGCCTGCGCTATCTGGAAATGTACGAGTTCCGGCTGGTGCGCGAAGCCCTTGAGGAGCGCGAGAAACTGCTCGATATCGCGCCTCACCTCATCCGTGGCATGCGTTTCGTCATGCCGCTGGCGGATGGCATGCGCCCGGCCTGGCTGATCCGGATCGGCCTGTTCCTGTACGATCATATCGGCGGCCGCAGCCGACTGCCCAAGTCGATCGGCGTGCGACTCGATCAGACGGCATGGGGCAACGGACTGAAGCCGGTAAAACGGGGGTTCGTCTATTCGGACGGCTGGGTCGACGATGCACGGCTGGTGGTGCTCAACGCACTCGATGCCGCCGAGCGCGGCGCCGACATTCGCACGCATGTGAAGTTCGAAGGCGCGACGCGCGAGGCGGACCGGTGGGTCGCCACGCTGGGCGACGGCAGCATCGTCCGCGCACGCGCCATCGCCAACACGTCCGGTCCGTGGGTCGGCAAGGTCCTGGACAACATGCCGGCGGCGCACCACGAGCCGCCGCCGCGGCTGGTCAAGGGCAGCCATATCGTCGTGCCCCAGCTGTTCGAGGGGGATCACGCGTTCATCTTGCAGAACGACGACAAGCGGGTGATCTTCGCGATTCCTTACCAGGACAACCTCACGCTGGTCGGCACCACCGACAAGCCGTTCGACAGCGATCCGTCCGCGCCGACCATCGACCCCGACGAGACCGAGTATCTCTGCGCCAGCGTGAACCGGTATTTTACGCGCCAGACGAAACCGGCCGACGTCGTGATGAGCTATTCCGGGGTACGTCCGCTTTTCGACGACGGCAACGCGAACGCGTCCAAGGTCACGCGCGACTATGTCCTGAAGCTCGGCACGGCCGATGCGCCTCAGCTATTGTCCGCGTTTGGTGGCAAGATCACAACCTATCGCCGGCTTTCCGAGCACGCCTTGCAGGAACTTGCGCCATTCCTTCCGCCGATGGCCGAAGCCTGGACCCACGATGCGCCCTTGCCCGGCGGCGACTTGCCGCCCGGCGGGATCGCGGCGTTCGCCGAGTCGGTGGGTAGACGCTGGCCGTTTCTCGATGCCGCAACCGTGCTGCGTATGTCGCATGCGTATGGCACCCGAATCGATGCCGTGCTCGGCGACGCGACCAGTATCGAAAACCTCGGCCACGGCCTTTCGACGCGCGAAGTCGACTATCTCATAAACACGGAATGGGCACGCTCCGTCGATGACATTTTATGGCGACGGACCAAGCTCGGCATTCACGGAGGCGCCGCGCTGCACGACGCCGTTGCCGCGTATCTCGGCCGCCGCGCTTAGGCAAAAGACGCGGTATAGACCATCCACGCATCCGCCATCACGGCGGGAGAATCGTCATGCGGCACGACAAGGTCGATATTTGCGCCTTGGCTTTTGCGCATCCCCCCCATAAAGCGACGCTGACCGTCAAAACACCATGATAGCCGAGAGCCGAATTCGAATGCAGATCATCGTCCGTGACAACAATGTCGACCAAGCCCTCCGCGCGCTGAAGAAAAAGCTGCAGCGGGAAGGTGTTTATCGCGAGATGAAGCTGCGTCGCCATTATGAGAAGCCGTCGGAGAAGCGGGCTCGTGAGCACGCTGCCGCAGTGAGTCGTGCGCGCAAGGCCGACCGCAAGCGCGCAGAGCGCGATAATTAATCAGCCTGAAATAGGTTGATTGCCATGAGAATGGCGGCCGGCGGTGAAGCTTTTTAGGAAGTTCTAACGCCGGCAGTTTTAGATTAGGCATCGCCGCGATCTTCTTTGAAGGTTGCGGCGATCGCGTTTGCTCGGGCATCGCGCGCCGGTTAATCTCGTGTTTCAATCGGTGAGCCGAACAGCAACCGAAACCCTCGACATGGTGCCGACCCCGACCCCTCGGTTGGGAGATCCAGCATAGTCCGCTCGTGCAACGGTAGACCCATGATCCCGGCCCGAATGCGAACGAACGGATTAGCGAACTCCGCTAGTTCCAGCATTGGCATGTTGCCGGGAATCCCGGGATCAGTCGATTGCCAGATCCTTGGTGCGGATAGCGTAGGGCGGGCAGTATACTCCGTTCGGATCGGTGGACTTAGCTAGCACCGATCCTGCATTGACGACGCAGCCTTCGTGCACGGTCACGCCGGGCTAGATGGTCACGTTGGCACCGATCCAGCACTCCCCTCGATCACGACCGGACGTTGGTCCGGAAGCAATGGCCGGGGTCTGGAAGCGATGTCCGGCATCTGGTCGGCAAGGTTGTGGACGCTGGCGTAGAGCGAGGCACGCTCGTTAACCGCGACGTTCGCCTGGACGTCGTGCTGCCAAAGTTCCTTTTACCGGGGACCGAAGAGTTGACCTTGGCTGGACGCCCGCTCGCAAGGCTGGCCGCTACGGTCTTAGTTGAGTAGCGGCGCGGTTTGGCCTACGCCCGCAAGCCAACGACCGAGGCAGACGACCCCAGATGACGGCAACGATCGCGCTGGTCGACGACGACCGCAACATCCTGACCTCCGTGTCGATCGCGCTACAGACCGAAGGCTTCGTCACGCGCGTCTATTCGGACGGCGAGACCGCGCTCAAGGCGTTGACCGACAATCCACCCGACCTTGCGGTTTTCGACATCAAGATGCCGCGGATGGATGGGCTCGAATTGCTTCGCCGGCTGCGCGAGAAGAGCCAGATCCCGGTGATTTTTCTCACGAGCAAGGACGATGAGCTCGACGAGGCGCTCGGGCTCGCGATGGGCGCTGACGACTATATCGCCAAGCCGTTCTCGCAGCGGCTGCTGATTGCCCGGATTCGCGCGATCCTGCGACGTACCGAACTTGCGCAGTCGCCGGGGACGGAAACGGAAGCGGAAGCTGCGGGGCCGCTCGACCGCGGGCGGCTGAGCATGGATCCGGCGCGGCACCGGACGTTGTGGGGCGGCGAGCCGGTCACGCTGACGGTCACCGAGTTCATGATCCTCGAGACGCTCGCGCAGCGTCCCGGCATCGTGAAGACCCGCAACCAGCTGATGGATGCGGCGTACCAGGATGATATCTATGTCGATGACCGGACAATCGACAGCCACATCAAACGACTCCGCCGCAAATTCAGGCAGGTCGATCCCGCGTTCGACGCTATCGAGACATTATATGGTGCCGGGTATCGATTTTCTGAGGAATGAGCTCGGCGTCGACGGGCGCGATCTCACGCTGCGATGGTCGGGACAGATCTCGCTCACGCGACGCATCCTGGCGGTCAACATCTTCGCACTGTTGCTGCTGGCGGGCGGGTTCTTCTACCTCGATTCGTATCGCAGCCGAGTCGTCGACAACCGCGTCGCGCAGACCGCGCGGGAGGCCCGACTTATCGGCGAGGCGATCGCCGCGGTCGATCCGGCGCTGCGCGATCCACTGGTGCTAAGGCTCGCCCGTGACACGGGCTCGCGAATCCGGCTGTTCGACGCGGCAGGACGGACGATCGTCGACAGCCGATCGCTAGGCCTGCGCAACTTCGTGCTGATGGATCCTGACAAGGAGGATTGGGACCAGACGATCGCCCGGTTCCTCGACGCGGCGATCGACGTCGTCGTGATGGCCCCCCGGCCGCCGCTCTACCGCGAGCGTAGTGGTACGCAGCAATGGCCCGACGTGGCCGCGGTACGGGGACGCAGTCTCGTTTCGACGACAGTCTGGCGCGCGCCGGACCGCACCCCCGTGCTGACCGCCGCCGCCCCGCTTCGTGCGGGCGGGGTCGTGATGACCACGGTCAACGCGCGCGACATCACGAAGACCGTGCGGATCGAGCGGTTCCGGCTGAGCATGGTGCTGCTGGGCGTATCGATAGTCTCGATTCTGTTGTCGCTGTTCCTCGCCCGCACGATCGTCCGTCCGCTCCGTCGTCTTGCGCGGGCGGCGGTGAGAGTGCGGTTGGGACGAGCCCGCGAAGTCGTCGTGCCCCGCCTTCCCTCCCGCCGCGACGAACTCGGCATGCTCGCCCGCGCGCTCTCGGACATGAGTCTGGCGCTCAGGGCACGGATCGACGCGACCGAGGCGTTTGCAGCCGACGTCACGCACGAGATGAAGAACCCCCTCGCCTCGCTCCGGTCGGCGGTCGAGGGGCTGTCGCGGGTCAAGGATCCGGCGCTTCAGGCGCAATTGCTCGCGATCGTCCGCGACGACGTGCACCGGCTTGACCGCCTGTTGTCCGATATCTCCGAGGCGTCGCGACTCGATGCGCAGCTGAGCCGCGCGAAGTTCGAGCCGGTCGATATCACCGCGATGATCGATGGGCTGGTCGCGCAGCGCGAAGCCAGGGGGGTCGAGCGCGGCATTCGCCTGAGATTCGACCGCAATCCGGACGGCCGCACGGTCATACTCGGCGAAGGCGCGAGGCTGGAACGTGTGTTCGAGAATTTGATCGACAACGCCCTGTCCTTCTCGCCCGACGCCGGCCTGATCGCGATCTCCACGATCATCGCGGGAGAGGATCTGGTCGTGCGCGTCGAGGACGAAGGTCCCGGCGTGCCCGAGGACGCGCGCGAGGACGTGTTCAACCGGTTCCATTCGGTCCGGCCCGACAGCGAGACGTTCGGCCAGCACTCCGGGCTCGGCCTCGCGATCGCGCGGACCATCGTCGACGGCCATCAAGGTGCGATCTTCGTCGAATCGCGCGAGGACCGCCTTGATGGCGCACGCTTCGTGGTAACCCTACCACTCGCCGACATGCCGGAGTAAGGGGGCGTCGTGGTCGTCCCCCCTTCCGACAGGCTCCACGCCACGACAGTCGCGATCGACGGCGTGGCGGTGATGATCGAAGGCGCGTCCGGGTCCGGAAAGTCCGACCTGGCACTGCGCCTGATCGACCGCGGGGCGATCCTCGTCAGCGACGACCAGACGCTGGTGGTGCGCTCGGGCGAGACCTTGCTCGCGCGGGCACCGACGACGATCGCCGGCTGCATCGAAGTTCGCGGGATCGGCATCCTCGCCATGCCCTGTGTCGAGGACGTTCCGGTCGGCTTGGTCGTTCGCATCGACAGCCCGGTAGATCGCATGCCCGAACGTCGTCTGCGAACCATTGCCGGGATCGACGTTCGCCAGGTCGCGGTCGATCCTGTCGAAGCCTCCGCCCCGATCAAGGTCGAACTCGCATTGCGCAATCCGGAGCCCCTAGAATGACGCATTCAAGATGACACGGCCCAAGGACATCCTGCTCGTCACCGGCATGTCGGGCGCCGGCAAGTCAACCGTGCTGAAAACGCTGGAGGATCTCGGCTGGGAAGTGGTCGACAACCTCCCGCTGCGGCTGCTCGACCGGTTGCTCGACACGCCGCTTCCCGAAGGATCGACCGCCGATTCGCAGCCGCTCGCGATCGGGATCGGCGCGCGGACGCGCGACTTCGATCCCGAACGGATCGTCAGCCGCATTCGGGACCTGCGCGACCAGCATGCGCTCGAGATCGGGATGTTGTTCCTCGATTGCTCGGGCGCCGAACTCGAACGCCGCTATTCCGAGACTCGCCGTCGCCACCCCTTGGCGCTCGACCGTCCTGCGAACGACGGCATTGGTCGGGAACGCGAATTGCTGGCGCCGCTTCGCGACTGGGCGAACCGCCTGATCGACACCACCGACATGACCGCCAACGAACTCGCGCAGCAGATCCGCGCGAGCTTTGCAGGCGGCGAACGCGGCGCGCCGACGTTGTCGATCCGATCGTTCGGATTCGCGCGTGGTCTGCTCCGCAACGCCGATCTCGTGTTCGACATGCGGTTCCTTCGCAACCCGCACTGGGACCCCAGGTTGCGTCCCGGCACCGGGCTCGACGCCGACGTGTCCGCCTACATCATGGACGACCCCGCCTATGAAGCCGCGGTGAGTCGGATCGAGGAACTGCTGATCCTGCTGCTTCCGCGCTACCGGGCGGAAGGCAAGTCGTACGTCACCGTCGCGTTCGGATGTACCGGAGGGAGACACAGATCGGTCCACGTCGCCGACCGCGTGGCGCGACGGTTGCGCGACGCGGGATTTTCGCCCAGTATCGCACACCGCGACCTGGGGGCCGCTCCACAAGATGCGCTCGAAGGATCACCGGTCGTCTTATGAGTATGAAACGCTGACATGATCGGCCTAGTCCTGGTAACGCACGGTCGATTGGCCGAGGAATTCGTTCGCGCGATGATCCACGTCGTTGGTCCGCAGGAACGCGTCGCGCCGATCGCGATCGGTCCCGATGATGACATGGAGGAGCGCCGCGCGGATATTGCGGCCGCCATCCAGGACGTCGATGTCGGTCGTGGCGTGATCGTGCTGACCGACTTGTTCGGCGGTACCCCGTCCAATCTTGCGATCTCGCTGATGGAGCGCGGGCGGATCGAGGTGATCGCCGGCATGAACCTCCCGATGCTGATTCGGCTTGGTTCGGCGCGCAAGTCGATGACTGTCGTCGCGGCGGTGGCAGCCGCGCGGGAAGCGGGACGCAAATATATCTCGGTCGCGTCCGAGGTTCTGGGCGAAGCTGCGGCGTGAACGAGGTTTCGCGCACCGTGCAGATCACCAACCGTCGCGGGCTCCATGCGCGCGCGAGCGCCAAGTTCGTCACGCTCGCATCCGCGCATCCGGTCGAAGTCAGCGTGACCAAGGACGGGTCGGATCACGTCACCGGCACCTCGATCATGGGCCTCATGATGCTCGGCGCGGCGATGGGCGACGCGATCACGATCAGCGCGAAGGGCGACGGCGCGGAGCACACGGTCGCCGCGCTTGCAGAACTGGTCGAAGCAAAATTCGGCGAGGATTGACCGCCTTTCCCCCCGCCCGCTTGCGGGAGGCATCGGGGGAGGGCATGAGCGACGACGTGTTTACAAACCCCGCCCCCAACCCCTCCCGCTCGCGGAAGGGGCGCTAGATGCCCCGCGAGATAACCGCGTTTTCGAACCCGCTGATCAAGTATGTCCGCGATCTGCGCGACAAGCGACATCGGCGTGCGGCCAAGCAGTTTTTGGCCGAGGGCCTGCGCATCCTTACCGAAGCGCGCGAGACGGGACGCCTGCCGCGCACCTTGTTTTACGCCGCGGCAAGCGCAAACCACCCCCTTGTCCACGCGCTGTCAATGGATGTCGAAGATGCCGGTGGCGATTCGATCCAGACCACGCCGGATATCCTTTCGAAGCTGTCCGGCAAGGACAACCCCCAGGCGGTGGTCGGCGTGTTCGACGAGTTCGACGCGACGCTCGAAGACCTGGATCGCACCACCTCCGGCATCTGGCTGGTCGCAGAACGCCTGCGCGATCCGGGCAATCTCGGCACGATCCTGCGCACGGGCGATGCAGTCGGCGCAGGTGGGCTGATCCTGATCGGCGAGTCGGTTGACCCGTTCTCGGTCGAGGCGGTCCGCGCGAGCATGGGCGCGCTGTTCACGATTCCCGTGGTGAAAACCGAGTGGGCGCCGTTCCAGGCCTGGCTGCGCACCGGGCCCGGGCAGCTTGTCGGGCTGAGTCTCGACACCGAAACGGATTACCGGGCGGCGACCTATACCGGCCCAACCTTCCTGCTCACCGGCAACGAAGCGCAGGGCATGCCCCCCGAAATGGCCGAGGCCTGCGACGTGCTCGTGAAGATCCCGATGCTCGGCAAGGCGGACAGCCTCAATGCCGCCGTCGCGACGGCTGTGATGGCTTACGAAGTGCTTGCCCGGCAGGGAAAATCGCAAACTCTCGGTTGAACCGACGAATTTGGCCCGTTTGGCGATGCTTAGCGAGTCCGGTTCAGCTAAGGGAGAGCTATGACGTGCGATAGCGTCGACCAGATACGGCAAGACAGGACGATTATGGCGCGCGGTTTCGACGAAGGACGTTTCAAGAACGGCATGATGCGATCGGCGATTGCGATTGTCGCAACGCCAATGCTGATGGCCACACCGCTGTTCGCACAACAGGTAACGCCGCCCACGGTCGTACCTACAGTACCTACGGCCATGCCGACGCCGACACTGGCTCCTCCGGTCATCACCGTACCGCCCTTGAATGACACGCAGGCAGCCTTGCTCGACAAGCTGTTAAATGGCGACATCGTTGCGCAGGGCCTGAAGTCCGCCGCCACGGTATCGACCAGCGCGCCGAGCAAGGACGAACTCGTCCGTGGGGCGCTCGACCATGCGCGTGCGGTGCATGCCGGTCGTCTCAGCGGTGCCGATTTCCAGAAGGATTGGGGGTTGCGCCCGCCGGCCTATGATCCGACCCCTGCGTTTGCCGACGCCGTCCGGCTTGATCGGATTGCGGCATGGTTCGCATCCTTGCCGCCTCCCTATGCCGGGTATGACGGTCTGCGGAAGGGCCTCCAGAACTACCGCTCGATCGCTGCCGCGGGCGGCTGGTCGCCTCTGGCGTCGGGCCCCGATTTCACGATCGGTGCGTCCGGCCCACGCGTGATTGCGCTTCGCAAGCGTCTCGCGGTCGAGGACAAGGACGTCTCGACCAGTGGCGACGAGTTCGACTCCGCCCTTGTCGATGCGGTGCGTCGTGCGCAACGGCGCTACGGCCTGAACCCCAGCGGCATCGTCTCGACCCAGACGCTGGCTGCGCTCAACGTATCGGCAACCGACCGCGTGCGTCAGATCATGGCAAACATGGAGCGGTGGCGCTGGCTGCCGCAGGACCTGCCGCGTGACCGGATCCAGGTCAATATCGCCGCGGCGGTGCTCACCGTGTTCGACGGCGACACCCCGGTGCAATCGATGCGCGCGGTCACCGGTCGTCCGGGCGACGAGACGCCGATGCTTTCGTCGACGATCCACAGCATCGTCATCAACCCACCCTGGAACGTGCCGACGTCGATCGCGACCAAGGAATTGTGGCCGAAGGAAAAGGCCAACCCCGGCTATTTCAAGCGCAACGGCATCAAGGTGATCGACGGCACGCGGTTGCAGCAGCAGGCCGGCGACCAGAGCGCGCTGGGCCGGTTCAAATTCGATTTCGCCAACGACTATTCGGTCTATCTCCACGACACGCCAAGCCGTGCGAAGTTTGCAAGCTTCAGCCGGCTTGCGAGCCATGGCTGCGTTCGCCTTGAAAAGCCTGCCGAACTTGCCGACCTGCTGCTCAAGGGCGATCCGTCATGGACCCCAGAAATGGTCGACGCCGCAGTGGCGAAGGGCGACACGGTCCGGGCTCGCCTGACCAAGCCGGTGTCGGTATATCTGCTATACTGGACTGCATTTGCCAGCGGCAACGGCCAGATGAACTTCCGCGCCGATCCCTATGACTGGGACGGCATCCTCGCTTCCAAGATCGAGGCGCGTACGGCGCGCCAGACGATCGCCGCTCGCTGAGAGGATCAGACATGACGATTTCCACGCGTACCCGCACCGCCATTGCCGGCGGTCTGCTCGCCGGCATGGCGCTCGCCGGTTGCTCGCGTTCCGAGCCCGAGCAGCCGCCGACGGACTCCAACATGGTCGAGGACACCGGTGTGACCGAGTCCGAGGCGGCAGCGCCTGCGCCGGTCGAAGCCGCGCCGGTCGAAGTCGCGCCCCCCGCGCCGGCAGTGGTCGAACCGCCACGCGAAAAACCGGTCGCGCCGGACGAGCAGATGCTCGACGATGCCGACGCGACCGGCATGACCGCGCGCGTCACGCGCGACGAGGTACCGACCGAGAACGAGGACGCGCCTCAGCAGTAACGGCGGTGGCTCCGGCGGTACCAACCCCGGAGCATCGACCCTAGATCTGGGCGGACAAGCCCGGCGCGTGGCGA from Sphingomonas sp. HMP9 encodes:
- the glpK gene encoding glycerol kinase GlpK, producing the protein MTDTIILAIDQGTTSTRSMTFGTDGVPRQTVRREFAQHYPQSGWVEHDAEDIWRDTVETLKDAADADGGKVAAIGITNQRETVVVWDRETGKPVHNAIVWQDRRTAKLCADLKADGNEPLVRERTGLILDPYFSGTKLKWILDNVEGVRARADRGELAFGTIDSFLLWRLTGGKVHATDASNASRTLLFDIHKGAWDPDMLRMLDIPESLLPAVKNNSTIFGETTPDLLGRSVPIGGMAGDQQAAVVGQACFQRGDAKSTYGTGCFVLLNTGKEAVTSKNGMLTTIAYQLDGEITYALEGSIFVAGAAVKWLRDGLGLINRAADTNDMATKLDGNGGVYMVPAFVGLGAPHWDPDARASITGLTFAATGSHIARAALESVAYQTTDLMNAMVADGARDARQIRVDGGMAANDWFCQFLADMLDTDVVRPANIETTAAGAAFLAGMAVGIWNGPDDIAGAWREDRTFSPVMKTDDRTALMAGWQDAVDRTRSRTKA
- the glpD gene encoding glycerol-3-phosphate dehydrogenase — protein: MTSNTGSDSNGSSDVDLLVIGGGVNGTGIARDAAGRGLTVMLVEQDDLAAHTSSASSKLIHGGLRYLEMYEFRLVREALEEREKLLDIAPHLIRGMRFVMPLADGMRPAWLIRIGLFLYDHIGGRSRLPKSIGVRLDQTAWGNGLKPVKRGFVYSDGWVDDARLVVLNALDAAERGADIRTHVKFEGATREADRWVATLGDGSIVRARAIANTSGPWVGKVLDNMPAAHHEPPPRLVKGSHIVVPQLFEGDHAFILQNDDKRVIFAIPYQDNLTLVGTTDKPFDSDPSAPTIDPDETEYLCASVNRYFTRQTKPADVVMSYSGVRPLFDDGNANASKVTRDYVLKLGTADAPQLLSAFGGKITTYRRLSEHALQELAPFLPPMAEAWTHDAPLPGGDLPPGGIAAFAESVGRRWPFLDAATVLRMSHAYGTRIDAVLGDATSIENLGHGLSTREVDYLINTEWARSVDDILWRRTKLGIHGGAALHDAVAAYLGRRA
- the rpsU gene encoding 30S ribosomal protein S21, which translates into the protein MQIIVRDNNVDQALRALKKKLQREGVYREMKLRRHYEKPSEKRAREHAAAVSRARKADRKRAERDN
- a CDS encoding response regulator transcription factor is translated as MTATIALVDDDRNILTSVSIALQTEGFVTRVYSDGETALKALTDNPPDLAVFDIKMPRMDGLELLRRLREKSQIPVIFLTSKDDELDEALGLAMGADDYIAKPFSQRLLIARIRAILRRTELAQSPGTETEAEAAGPLDRGRLSMDPARHRTLWGGEPVTLTVTEFMILETLAQRPGIVKTRNQLMDAAYQDDIYVDDRTIDSHIKRLRRKFRQVDPAFDAIETLYGAGYRFSEE
- a CDS encoding sensor histidine kinase, with the translated sequence MVPGIDFLRNELGVDGRDLTLRWSGQISLTRRILAVNIFALLLLAGGFFYLDSYRSRVVDNRVAQTAREARLIGEAIAAVDPALRDPLVLRLARDTGSRIRLFDAAGRTIVDSRSLGLRNFVLMDPDKEDWDQTIARFLDAAIDVVVMAPRPPLYRERSGTQQWPDVAAVRGRSLVSTTVWRAPDRTPVLTAAAPLRAGGVVMTTVNARDITKTVRIERFRLSMVLLGVSIVSILLSLFLARTIVRPLRRLARAAVRVRLGRAREVVVPRLPSRRDELGMLARALSDMSLALRARIDATEAFAADVTHEMKNPLASLRSAVEGLSRVKDPALQAQLLAIVRDDVHRLDRLLSDISEASRLDAQLSRAKFEPVDITAMIDGLVAQREARGVERGIRLRFDRNPDGRTVILGEGARLERVFENLIDNALSFSPDAGLIAISTIIAGEDLVVRVEDEGPGVPEDAREDVFNRFHSVRPDSETFGQHSGLGLAIARTIVDGHQGAIFVESREDRLDGARFVVTLPLADMPE
- a CDS encoding HPr kinase/phosphorylase, coding for MIEGASGSGKSDLALRLIDRGAILVSDDQTLVVRSGETLLARAPTTIAGCIEVRGIGILAMPCVEDVPVGLVVRIDSPVDRMPERRLRTIAGIDVRQVAVDPVEASAPIKVELALRNPEPLE
- the rapZ gene encoding RNase adapter RapZ, with the translated sequence MTRPKDILLVTGMSGAGKSTVLKTLEDLGWEVVDNLPLRLLDRLLDTPLPEGSTADSQPLAIGIGARTRDFDPERIVSRIRDLRDQHALEIGMLFLDCSGAELERRYSETRRRHPLALDRPANDGIGRERELLAPLRDWANRLIDTTDMTANELAQQIRASFAGGERGAPTLSIRSFGFARGLLRNADLVFDMRFLRNPHWDPRLRPGTGLDADVSAYIMDDPAYEAAVSRIEELLILLLPRYRAEGKSYVTVAFGCTGGRHRSVHVADRVARRLRDAGFSPSIAHRDLGAAPQDALEGSPVVL
- a CDS encoding PTS sugar transporter subunit IIA, giving the protein MIGLVLVTHGRLAEEFVRAMIHVVGPQERVAPIAIGPDDDMEERRADIAAAIQDVDVGRGVIVLTDLFGGTPSNLAISLMERGRIEVIAGMNLPMLIRLGSARKSMTVVAAVAAAREAGRKYISVASEVLGEAAA
- a CDS encoding HPr family phosphocarrier protein, translating into MNEVSRTVQITNRRGLHARASAKFVTLASAHPVEVSVTKDGSDHVTGTSIMGLMMLGAAMGDAITISAKGDGAEHTVAALAELVEAKFGED
- a CDS encoding TrmH family RNA methyltransferase, which codes for MPREITAFSNPLIKYVRDLRDKRHRRAAKQFLAEGLRILTEARETGRLPRTLFYAAASANHPLVHALSMDVEDAGGDSIQTTPDILSKLSGKDNPQAVVGVFDEFDATLEDLDRTTSGIWLVAERLRDPGNLGTILRTGDAVGAGGLILIGESVDPFSVEAVRASMGALFTIPVVKTEWAPFQAWLRTGPGQLVGLSLDTETDYRAATYTGPTFLLTGNEAQGMPPEMAEACDVLVKIPMLGKADSLNAAVATAVMAYEVLARQGKSQTLG
- a CDS encoding L,D-transpeptidase family protein, translated to MARGFDEGRFKNGMMRSAIAIVATPMLMATPLFAQQVTPPTVVPTVPTAMPTPTLAPPVITVPPLNDTQAALLDKLLNGDIVAQGLKSAATVSTSAPSKDELVRGALDHARAVHAGRLSGADFQKDWGLRPPAYDPTPAFADAVRLDRIAAWFASLPPPYAGYDGLRKGLQNYRSIAAAGGWSPLASGPDFTIGASGPRVIALRKRLAVEDKDVSTSGDEFDSALVDAVRRAQRRYGLNPSGIVSTQTLAALNVSATDRVRQIMANMERWRWLPQDLPRDRIQVNIAAAVLTVFDGDTPVQSMRAVTGRPGDETPMLSSTIHSIVINPPWNVPTSIATKELWPKEKANPGYFKRNGIKVIDGTRLQQQAGDQSALGRFKFDFANDYSVYLHDTPSRAKFASFSRLASHGCVRLEKPAELADLLLKGDPSWTPEMVDAAVAKGDTVRARLTKPVSVYLLYWTAFASGNGQMNFRADPYDWDGILASKIEARTARQTIAAR